A segment of the Serratia fonticola genome:
ATGACGCTGCGGGTCAGGCGATCTCTAACCGTTTTACCGCTAACATCAAGGGCCTGACCCAGGCTTCTCGTAACGCTAACGATGGTATCTCTCTGGCGCAGACCACTGAAGGTGCGCTGAACGAAGTGAACGACAACCTGCAGAATATCCGTCGTCTGACCGTTCAAGCGCAAAACGGCTCTAACTCTGACAGCGATTTGAAATCTATCCAGGACGAAATCACCCAGCGCCTGAACGAAATCAACCGCATCTCTGAACAGACCGATTTCAACGGCGTGAAAGTACTGAGCGGCGACCAGAAACTGACTATTCAGGTTGGTGCTAACGATGGCGAAACCATCGATATCGATCTGAAAGACATCAACGCGAGCACCTTGGGCCTGAATAAGTTCAGTGTTGCAACCGCCGTTGACACCAGCAAAGTGGATACCGCTGCGCTGACCAATATTGACAAAATGGGCGCCCCGACATTTGTTGATGCCGGTACCAAAGGTAACGACGGCAAACTGTATTCTTATGACGATGCAGGCACGACCAAATACTTCACCAAAAGTGCTGACGGTTCAGAGGCTTATACCGTAACTCTGGGCACTGATGGGAAAGCTGATTTTGACTCAACTACCGACCAGACGGCAGCCATTACTGCACCTAACATTGCTGCTGGGGTGGTGGTAGATAAAGTGTCTGTAGGCCAGACCGCAGTCACTGGGTTAGCTGCCGGTGAGACACTGCACAAATATACCGATGCCAAAGGTAACGCTGGTTATGTAATTAAGGGTACAGATGCTGATGGTAACGATACTTACGCCAAAGCGAGCGTAGGTACCGATGGTAAAGTGAGCAAAGGTGCCGAGTTGAGCACGACGGCCAAGACTGAAGACCCACTGGCGGTTCTGGACAAAGCACTGTCTCAGGTTGATGGCTTACGTTCTTCTCTGGGTGCGGTACAGAACCGTTTTGATTCTGTTATCAATAACCTGAACAGCACTGTGAACAACCTGTCTGCTTCTCAGTCTCGTATTCAGGATGCTGACTACGCGACCGAAGTTTCCAACATGAGCCGTGCCAACATCCTGCAACAGGCTGGCACCTCTGTTCTGGCACAGGCTAACCAGTCTACCCAGAACGTGCTGACTCTGCTGCGTTAATCGACGCTCTCCGATTAGCCTGTCTGATAAACCCTGCTTCGGCAGGGTTTTTTTGTTCTCAGGTGCTATCCACGTGATTACATGGAGCAAATAAGGCCTGTTTTGTACGGCTGTTCTGTCGATTGGCATCTAGCCCCCTACGGATAATAGCGATGACTCCCTTATCCGCAGGTTTTAGACATAGTGAGCGATCTGTATACCGCCGAAGGCGTAATGGACAAGCATTCTCTCTGGCTACGCTATGTACCGCTAGTGCGCCACGAAGCGTTACGCCTGCAGGTCAGGCTGCCCGCCAGCGTGGAGCTCGACGATCTGCTGCAAGCCGGGGGAATAGGGCTGTTAAACGCCGTTGAGCGTTACGATGCCCTGCAGGGAACGGCCTTCACCACCTATGCCGTACAGCGCATCCGCGGGGCCATGTTGGATGAATTACGTAGCCGTGATTGGGTGCCGCGCAGCGTGCGCCGCAATGCGCGGGAAGTGTCAAGGGTGATGCATCAACTGGAACAGCGGTTTGGCCGCCCGGCCAGTGAGGTGGAGGTTGCACAGGCACTGAATGTTTCGCTGGACGAATATCGTCAGATCCTGTTGGACACCAATAATAGCCAGCTGTTTTCCTACGACGAATGGCAGGAAGAACACGGTGACTGCGTTGAACCGGTTTTGGAGAGGCATGAAGAGGCCAATCCGTTGCATCAGTTGCTGGAGAGTAACCTGCGCCAGCGCGTTATTGATGCGATTGAAGCATTGCCGGAACGCGAAAAGTTGGTGCTGACGCTTTACTACCAGGAGGAGTTGAATCTGAAGGAGATAGGAGCAGTGCTAGACGTCGGAGAATCAAGAGTCAGTCAGTTGCATAGCCAGGCGATCAAACGTCTGCGAGCACGTCTGGCCAACGACACTTGACGAGAATCGTAGCCTGCCCTCATACGCCAACCTAATTACTGCTGCAATAAATGGACTGTAAGATTATGCCAGGAATAAAGTTGAAGAAACGGCCACTCAGCCGTTACCTGAAAGATTACAAGCACAGTCAGACGCATTGTTCTCAATGTGGAAAAGTGCTTGACCGTATGGCACTGGTGTTCCGTGGAAAAATCATCAATAAGGAGGCAATCGCCCGCATGGATCAACCCATTGATGATCATGTGTGGCAGAATGTGCAACAAGAGTTGACGGCCTTGTGCCGGTTCTGCAGTGAGATTTCCTGCAAAAGTCACCCCAGCTACTTTGATATTATGGCGTTTAAGCAGTATCTGTTTGAACAGACTGAAATGAGCCATAGCACTATTCGCGAATATGTTGTACGTCTGCGTCGGTTGGATGAAATGCTGGTGGCGCACAATTATCCCGTCGACAGGCTAGCCAATGGCGTCAGCCATCAGTGTATCATCGACGATCTCCCCTCAGCGGCGCATAACAACTACCGTATTGCTCTACGAAAATACGACCAGTATCTGGCTTGGCAGAAGCGTTACTGATTTCTCTCACCCGGCCAATGGGTCGGGTTTTTATCTTCTCCTTCCCCACGAATAAAGAGTGATAATTCAGAACACATCTGATAAATCTATTCTTTAGACATCGCTTATTTATTCCCTGGGAGAAGTTGTGGATCTGCAACAACAACTGGCGCAATTTCCGCGCCTGGATTTGGTGGGCTCAGCGACGCCCCTCGAGAAGTTATCTCGCCTTTCTGATTATCTTGGCCGCGAAATTTACATCAAACGTGACGATGTCACGCCGATGGCAATGGGCGGTAACAAGCTGAGAAAACTGGAGTTTTTGGCAGCCGATGCCCTTCGGCAAGGCGCGGATACTCTGGTGACGGCCGGCGCTATCCAATCCAACCACGTGCGTCAGACCGCTGCCGTTGCGGCCAAACTCGGCCTGCAATGCGTTGCGCTGTTAGAAAACCCTATTGACACCAAAGCAGAGAATTACCTGACCAACGGTAACCGTCTGTTGCTCGATCTGTTTAATGTGGAAGTGGTGATGTGCGATGCCCTGCACGATCCGCAAGCACAGTTGGCGGATCTCGCCACGCGTTTGGAAGCACAAGGTTTTCGCCCTTATGTTGTACCTGTAGGAGGCTCTAACGCGTTAGGGGCATTGGGTTACGTTCAGTGTGCGTTGGAAAT
Coding sequences within it:
- a CDS encoding FliC/FljB family flagellin, whose translation is MAQVINTNSLSLMAQNNLNKSQSALGTAIERLSSGLRINSAKDDAAGQAISNRFTANIKGLTQASRNANDGISLAQTTEGALNEVNDNLQNIRRLTVQAQNGSNSDSDLKSIQDEITQRLNEINRISEQTDFNGVKVLSGDQKLTIQVGANDGETIDIDLKDINASTLGLNKFSVATAVDTSKVDTAALTNIDKMGAPTFVDAGTKGNDGKLYSYDDAGTTKYFTKSADGSEAYTVTLGTDGKADFDSTTDQTAAITAPNIAAGVVVDKVSVGQTAVTGLAAGETLHKYTDAKGNAGYVIKGTDADGNDTYAKASVGTDGKVSKGAELSTTAKTEDPLAVLDKALSQVDGLRSSLGAVQNRFDSVINNLNSTVNNLSASQSRIQDADYATEVSNMSRANILQQAGTSVLAQANQSTQNVLTLLR
- a CDS encoding RNA polymerase sigma factor FliA, encoding MSDLYTAEGVMDKHSLWLRYVPLVRHEALRLQVRLPASVELDDLLQAGGIGLLNAVERYDALQGTAFTTYAVQRIRGAMLDELRSRDWVPRSVRRNAREVSRVMHQLEQRFGRPASEVEVAQALNVSLDEYRQILLDTNNSQLFSYDEWQEEHGDCVEPVLERHEEANPLHQLLESNLRQRVIDAIEALPEREKLVLTLYYQEELNLKEIGAVLDVGESRVSQLHSQAIKRLRARLANDT
- a CDS encoding D-cysteine desulfhydrase — encoded protein: MDLQQQLAQFPRLDLVGSATPLEKLSRLSDYLGREIYIKRDDVTPMAMGGNKLRKLEFLAADALRQGADTLVTAGAIQSNHVRQTAAVAAKLGLQCVALLENPIDTKAENYLTNGNRLLLDLFNVEVVMCDALHDPQAQLADLATRLEAQGFRPYVVPVGGSNALGALGYVQCALEIAAQSRDVAFSSIVVASGSAGTHAGLAVGLQQLLPASELIGVTVSRKVIDQLPKVEQLQKAVACALAIDALAPITLWDDYFAPQYGMPNEEGMAAIQLLAQQEGVLLDPVYTGKAMAGLIDGITRKRFRDEGPILFIHTGGAPALFAYHPQV
- the fliZ gene encoding flagella biosynthesis regulatory protein FliZ, whose product is MPGIKLKKRPLSRYLKDYKHSQTHCSQCGKVLDRMALVFRGKIINKEAIARMDQPIDDHVWQNVQQELTALCRFCSEISCKSHPSYFDIMAFKQYLFEQTEMSHSTIREYVVRLRRLDEMLVAHNYPVDRLANGVSHQCIIDDLPSAAHNNYRIALRKYDQYLAWQKRY